CCCCCGCCATTGTCATTGGCCACCCGCAACGGATCATAAGACGCGCTTTCGATTTTCCACCGGGCATCGATGCACAGGATTGTGCGATAGCCCGACCGATCGCTTTCCCAGTCGACGCTGATGCATCCGGCGGGGAGAGCACCCTGTCTCACGCGCTTTTCTATGCCCCTGTGAACCGGCATCACAGTCTTGCTGACAACGAAAAGCCGCCTCTGGTGGTCATGGCGCATGGTGGCCCCACGGGGCGAGCCAGCACAGCGTTTTCCTTCAAGGTGCAGTGGTGGACCAGTCGCGGCTTTGCCGTACTCGATGTCAATTACCGGGGATCGACCGGGTTCGGGCGCACCTACCGAGAAGCCCTTGAGGGGCAGTGGGGTGTCGTCGATGTGCAGGATTGCATAGCAGCCGTGCGCCATGTCGTCGCACAGGGGCTGGTCGATCCTTTACGCTGCGTCATACGGGGCAGCAGTGCAGGAGGGCTGACCGTGCTCATGGCGCTGGCGATGTCCGATGTCTTTGCAGCGGGTTGTTCGCTTTACGGTGTGACCGATCTGCGCGCCTTGGCAGAGGAGACGCATAAATTCGAGTCCCGTTATCTCGATCGACTGATTGGCCCCTACCCCGAGCAGGCCGCTCTCTATCTGCAGCGCTCGCCGATCAGCCATGTCGAGACGATCAGATCTCCCACACTGTTTCTGCACGGAGACCAGGACAAGGTCGTGCCTCTGGCACAGGCCCAGGCCATGCATGATGCGCTTGTAGCACGGGGGCGGCAGTCCGCCCTGCACATCTACCCCGGTGAGGGTCACGGTTTTCGTCAGCAACAGACCCTGCAGGACAGCTTCACGCGCGAACTGGCCTACTACCAGCAGGTCTTTGCATCATCGCAAAACGCCTGACAGGAACGAATACGGCCCGGTCGAGGCGCATCGCAGAACGCGCCTCGATCCTGAAAACGATCAGGGTGTTGCGGAGGAAGGGGCACCCATTGCGCTGACAGGCGCAGAAAGGGCTGTATTCAGGACATCTGCAAGCCTCACCCCCGCCTGCTGCAGGCGCGTCTCGATCACCGGAAAAGCAATGTCCGTGTAGGCCGCGCCGAGATCCTTCCTGTTGCCGCCGGGCAGCGCGCCATAGGCAATGGAACGGGCCAGACCGTGGCTTTCATCGGTCCACTGCACAACAGCCTCATGCATGGTGTCGGGAGAAAGCGCGCCGGACCAGAATGCAGCCTGGCCAGGGGTGATCTGGCTGTTCAGCCGGTCGGCCTCCTCACGGGCTTTGGCAAAATCGATCGTATAATGCGGCCCCACGACCAGATGCCGCTCATGGTCCATGATCCCCTCATCCCACAATGAATGAAGGTTCTCGTGGCCGTTCCGGTCCTGACCGAAATACGAGACCTTCACCATGTTGCCGCCCTTGTCATGGTCGCGCTCTGCAGCATGAAGGGGCTGATGCAAATCGCCCACCAGATGCACCACCCATTTCAGGGCAGCAAGACGCGCTTCGGGCGTGGCATTCGGGTCTGCCAGCACGTGTTCCATTTCAGGCAGTTTTTCGGTGACGCAGATATCGTTGCCGCAATCGCGTGCCTTATCATAGGTCGCAAAGGCAGCGTCGGTATCGACATAGTGCCACGGCAGCGTCTGGGGCAGGCCGCCTTTTTCCGGCGGCACATGCCCGATCGTATCGGGCCATGACGCCACCTGGTCGAGGCTCTGATGATGCTCAAGCGCAAGAAGCTGCGTCACGGCACTGGCAGCCTGCGGCGTAAGGCGGCTCTGTGCGATATCAGCGACGATGGCATGCCCATAGGGACCCCAGGCCTGGGCAGGTTTTGAGGCAAGGGTCAGCGCGGCAACGGAAAGCAGTGCCGGGAGGGCGAAAAGCGAGCGACGTGTCATGAGGCCTCGGAAACGAAAGCAGCAGGAAGTGCAACTACCGTTTCACTCCCGGACCGAGGATGCAAGGGATGTTATGATGACACCCGCGTCTCTCCACCCTTGCTGACAGCGCGGGTGACGGACCACCCGGAAAGCCCTCGTTTGGCCGCCCGGACGATCAGGGGCCCAGTCGAACCGACCAGCCAGCCGACCAGCTTTCACCGGGCTGGAGATGCAGCAATCCCGGCTTTTCCTCGAAAGCGCCGTCGAAATCGGCCGGACTGGAATATCCCATCCAGGGTTCGAGGCAGAGGAAATCGGAGCCCGGCTTCATCCAGATGCCAAGCTGCTCGAAACCATGCCACGAGAAAACCAGCGCCTCGCCCGTACGGGCATGAAAACGCAGCTTGCGGCTCACCGGATGCAGGAAGATCAGCGCGTCATGGTCGAACAGGCTGTCATCGAGCGGCAGAATTCCATCCTTGACCGGGTTGGGACGCTCCCCCGGGGCAATCAGCCCTTCCTCAAGAACGGCGAGAGGCTCTGGCTCGGGAGCCTCGAATTCGAGCACGTGGTCCGTCTTGGCTGTTCCCGGCACTAGCGGCCAGATGAAGGCCGGATGAGCCCCGAGCGAAGCATGGAGAAGGCTCCGGCTGTCCGGATTGCCCAGCGTATAGGCAAGGTGCAGGCCATCTTCATCGAGCGTGTATTGCAGCGTGAGCCGGAAGGCGAAAGGAAAGATCGCCCGGCTTGTCGGATCATCCTCAAGCACCAGCGTGCAACCCGTCTCATGGCGTTCGACCCAGCGAAAGACGCGGTCACGGGCAAAACCATGCTGCGTAAGGGTATAGTCGAGACCATCGATCAGGGCATGATTGTCACGCAGACGCCCTACAATCGGGAACAGGACGGGAGAATGGCGTGGCCAGGCGCCCCCGGTCCAGATGAGCTCGCGCCCCGTTTCATCACAAAGTGAACAAAGCTCGGCACCGTGGGCAGCAACGCGCGCCTTGAATCGCCCATTGCTGAAGACATGGCTGTCGGACATCACTCATCGCGCTCCTGTTTCCGGCCTGCGGCAGCGATCACCCGGCAAGAGGCGATCTGGCTAAAGGTCCAACGACCTTCCCCAAAAACCATCGCAGATCAAGAGACTGTTTCGTGAGGGAGCGGTAACCCGACCTAGGTCAAGGCCGGGGAGATACTGTCTGACCCGCTGGCGCATCACTTGCTTTGCCCCGGCCCGAACTGCCCAGGTCGCAAGTAAGCCCACCGTGCGCGACATGGGAGCCTGTCAGACGATGGGCGGAACGACCTGACAAGGGGTGCTTCGATATTTCATCGGAACATTTCAAACATTTCGCAAAAAACCACACATATTTCGCAACAATTCAGTTGAGACTTAGTCGCGCTTTCATTATGGAGTTGCGAAAACCTCGCAACTGAAATGGAGCGTCGCGCCCGATGCGATCCCTCTCGCGCACATCCCTGTCCCTGCTACCGATGCTCACCGGGATCATTCTCGGTGCAACTCAAACCCACGCCGCTGACGACAGTTCGGCGGACCGCAAGGACAGGAAACCGCAGCGTCAGCGGAAGCTCGAAAAGCAAACGACTGAGGAGAAGACAGACGAGCATATCACCGTGCTCGGCAACGGCTTCAACACACTCAAAGACCCGATCGGCCTGTCACGCATGCCGCAGGACGCGCTTCATACGCCGCAGCAGATCAATATCGTACCGCAGATACTGATGAAGCAGCAGAACGTGAAATCGGTAGATGAAGCCCTGCGGAACGTGCCGGGTGTGACCTCCTCGATTGGCGAGGGCGCGGGCGGCATGAATGGCGACCAGTTCCTGATCCGCGGCTTTCAGGCGCAGAACGATATCTATCAGGACGGGCTGCGCGATTTTGGCGTCTATAGCCGCGATGCGTTCAATCTCGAGACGATCTCGGTCATCAAGGGCCCTTCATCCGAGGTGTTCGGCAACGGGACGACGGGCGGCGCCATCAATATGGTGACCAAGACCCCCACCCTGCGCGACCATTATGCCGCCGAGTTCAATGGCGGGTCGGGCTCCTATTATCGGGGCGTCCTCGACGTGAACAAGAAGCTGGATGACCATACGGCATTGCGCATCACCGGCATGGGCAACGAGAACAATATTGTCGGGCGCGATTTCCTCTATTCGCATCGCTGGGGCATTGCGCCCTCCATCGCCTTCGGGCTCGGAAGCAAGGCCACACTGGTGCTGCAATACATGCACCAGCAGGAGAACTCGATCCCGGATTTCGGTGTGCCTGTCGTCACGCCACCCGGTGCGAAAACCGGCGGTCCGATCACGGAATACGGCATTCGCCGCACCAATTTCTACGGCACGAACAACGATCAGAACGCCACCAACGACAACATGGAAACAGCGCGTTTCTCGTACAAGCTCAACGACCACATCAAGTTCTTCGATGATCTGCGCGGTGGCCAGTTCTACCGGACTTTCGCTGCCTCCAAAGCTACGTGCGACACGACCTGCGTAAACAATTACTTCCTCGGTCATGCCGGTTCGGCGCTTGTTGCCCGCTCAGGTCCCAACGGCGCCGGAAACGGCAAGGGACCAGGTACCACCATGGCGCCCCTGCCCTATCAGCAGACAAGCTGGTCGGTGCAGAATGTCGGCTCGATGGTGGCCGATTTTCATACGGGTTTTCTCAAGCATCAGATCGTGACAGGTTTCGATCTCGAACGCGTCAACGATGTGCGCTCGCAATCGACCTATCTCAAAGCAAAGCCCTATGCCTCACTGGTCAACCCCAACCCCTATGTCGGCAATCTGCTTCTGGTGCCTGGCGATCTGAATCCGGGTGGGCTGGTCAGCCTCGGTGCTCTGGGGGCCAAATCACATTCAAACGGCTATGGCTTTGATACCGGCCTGTTCTTCTATGACCAGATCTGGTTCACCAACTGGCTGTCGGTGAAGGGTGGCTTCCGCTGGGACCGCTGGCAGACCAGCTATAATCTGACAGGCGGCAATGTCGCGACCAATCCTGATATTCATTACCATCAGGTCAGCAGCGTCTTTAACCCCAATGTCAGCCTCGTCGCGACGCCCGATGCGCATCAAACCTATTATTTCACCTGGGCAACCTCGACCACGCCAAGCGGCATGTATGTGACCAACGGCTCCGTGCCGATACGCCCCGGCACAAACAGCTTTGCCAGCCCGGAGAAAGCCAATCTCTACGAAATCGGCGCGAAATACAGCGCCTTTCATGACCGCATGGGGTTCACGGCCTCACTGTTCCGACTGGAGAAAAACAATGCCATCAACGCCGACCCGGTTACCGGGCAGGTTGAGGGATCGAGCGACCGGCAGCGAAATCAGGGGCTTGAGCTTTCCGTCGGTGGCATGATCACACGCCACTGGAACATCTCAGCCACTTACGCCCTTTATGACAGCGATACCCTGGCTTCCGATACGTCTGCTGCAGTGGGCAAGCAGGTGCAGTATGTGCCCCATAACCAGGCGACTCTCTGGTCGGTCTACGAGGCCTTCCCGAATACGCCGTACAATCTCTCATTCGGTGGCGGCATGACATGGCGCCAGCATGTCTGGCTCAACACGACCAACACGTTGAAGGTCCCGGCCAATCTGGACTTCGATGCCGTGATTTCCCATCGTCTGGGCCAGCACTGGAAAATTGCGCTGAATGGCTACAATCTGGCCAATCGCCTGAACTACCAGAGCCTGTTTTCCAACCGCGCCACTCCATCGGCTGGCCGCTCCTTCCTTGGCCAGATCAGCATGAGCTACTGATCCGGTGAGGTCTCAGCCCTTCCCATGTCAGGCCGGCGTTGGAAGGGCGGTATCACAGGCTCGGAACGTTTAGGGCTGTAGATCAGGCGTAGAGACGCGCAGAATGCGCCTCATGCGTGAGGGCTGAATTCCTGTTGTGTGACCTGCTCCTATCGTTGATCGCTGCCGGGTCGGCAGTTGTCACATAGGGGCCAGCCACATCGATGCGCAGTGCGAGAAGCGTGATACCGCCAGCGCGCCTCTCAGGCAGGAAGAGGCTGGCATTGCCATCAGTCCAGCGCCGCCCACATGCCTCGATCGGCTTCCAGCCCTCGGCGATCCCGCCTGCCAGAACATGCGGCAATTCGATTGTCCCCCAGCTGTCATAAATCCTTATGTCGCTGACCAGCACGCCCAGCATGCGCCGGTCATCTACATAAGGGCCTACTGCATCGCTCGGCCGGCTCCTGTTCGAAACGATACGGATATCCTGCGCCTCTTCCGGCACGGTGAAGACATATTGCCCGTTCTGCCGCTGACAGCCGGCAATCCACTCGCCTGACTCCGTGACGATATGCAGGTCAGGATCATGGGTGACGTGCCGTTGCGATACCCCTCCCTGCCCAAGCGAAAGGGTTTCGGCCCGACGCATCAGGCGCTCGTGGATGGGCTCGACAAAACTGCGCTCGTTCACCAGAGGGGCTGCGGCAGAATTCTGCCATGTCAAAACGCGACCACCCAGCACATGGATCGTGCCAGCCTGACGAAAACGTCGTCTGTCTCCGGTGTCCAGATAGCTCTCGCTCAGCGCCCCGTCAGACATGAGAATGGCGTGGTCTTCAGTCTCGATATGAAAATACTCATACTCAGCGACTGTCTTGTCGTAGTGGATGGATGTGCCATTCACGAGCATGCGCACAGGAATAAAGGCCCCGTCCAGAAACAGGCAATGCTCTGCAGTGATCATCAGATCCCTGAACGGCTTGCCTTCACCAAGCGCATCCCTGACAACGCGCACCGGATAGCCGGAGAGATCATCGGGCTTTCCCGCATCGACAACTGCGCGTGTCCGCCCGGACCAGATCACCCTGCGCGGCGTGCAGCTTTCACCCTGATACGCCATGACGTGATCGCCGATGCGGATATCCTCGACCGGTATCAAGCCGTTTTCTGTCTCGATCAGGGTGCCGGCCAGAAAACAGGGGGCAGGCTCAGTGGTGGTGAACGTACCGCCTGATACCGAAAGCTGACCGCCATTGCGAACAAGCGTCGGATCGCTGATCGAGGCGCCTGACGAGACCCATACCGTGAAACCGCCATTTGTGGCGGCCCCGATATACGGCGCTTCGATACTGCCCCCGCTATAGACATAGGCATCGGAATACCCGTCCGTGCCTGAGCCACTATTGAGGTAAGTATCACTGACCGAGCGTGCGCCCGAATAGAGATAGACGACATCAGAATTCAGAACATTAGCCGAGAGGGTGGCGCCGTTCATGGCTGAGACATAGCCATTGAGCAGCAGCGAGTTCTGCATCACGCCACCGCTCATCACCGAAACAGTCGCCACACTGCCACTGATCGTCGCCCCGGAAACCACAGCACCGCTCGATATGGTCAGGGTCGATATACCCGACAGAACGACGCGTCCGCTGGCTGAGACAGCACCGCTCACATACCAGGTGGTGTTGTTTGACAGCACCGCCGACCAGGTGCCCCCGGTGAGCACTGTGGCACCTTGCGTAGAAGGCGCAACGGAAGCGTTTGCACTACCATAGGCTGTTGCCATCGAGAGTACGCTGCCATTGCCCGCATCGATATCCGCTGCAACCGCTCCGGAGGAGAGATAGGCCGCAGCACCCGAACCAAGCGTAAGCCCTGATACAGTGGCTCCTGAATAGGCAAAGGCGCTTAATCCGGATTGAGCGCCATCGGTCATGGTCGCCTCTAGCAGACTGGCGCCGGAGGACACATAGACATAGGCATTGCCATCAGCCACGGAACCGCTGTTAAGAAACACGTCCCGCACCGAACTGGCCCCGGCAGAAAGGGTGACCTCATCCGAATTGAGCGTGTTTCCTGAAATAATGCCGCCACTGGCGACACGCAGATAACCGTTGACCTCGGTGGAGGAAATCATGGCGCCGCCACTCAGCACCGAAACCGTGGGGATACCCCCCGAGAGCATGGCGCCTGACACGACAGCACCATTGGAGATCGTGAGGCTGTTGACGCCTGACAGTACGACAGCCCCGGTAGCGGAAACGCTATTGCTCACATACCAGGTGACACCATCACGATCGATTGCCGACCAGTCGCCACCCTTCAACACGGTTGCCGATGTTGTCGCCACAGCCTCTGTCTCCCTGTGATCGCGCACAAGAACAGACTGGGCAACCACATTGTGGGTTCTAACGCCTTGCTCAAATCATATGCAATGGAATTGACATGCCATGACACAAAGCCTGACCTGGACGGGCCGGCTCGGCCATTCTTGATAGGCGTTGCGGCCTGACCTGCGCTATGCAACCGGCAACGTCATTTTCAAGGTTTCAGGGACAGTCATCATGTCGCAGCCGCCGGTCTGCATCGCCGCCCTTTATCGCTTCACCCCCTTTGCCGATCCCGCCGCTCTGCGGGCATCGCTGCTTGAGGCTTGCCTGCAGCACGGCATCAGGGGGACGCTGCTTCTGGCACGCGAAGGGATAAACGGTACCATTGCAGGCAGCGCCGAAGGCATCGAGTCCATTCTGGCCCATATTCGCGGTCTTCCCGGCTGCGATGCGCTGGAGTGGAAACTCTCCTGGGACGACGCCATGCCGTTCAACCGCATGAAGGTACGCCTCAAGCGCGAAATCGTCACAATGGGTCAGCCCGATATCGACCCTCTGGCCGGTGTGGGGCGCTACGTCCCTGCCGCCGAGTGGAACGCGCTGATTTCCGATCCCGATACCATCCTCATCGATACGCGAAACAACTATGAAGTGGCGGTAGGCACCTTCAAGGGGGCCATCGATCCCGACATCCAGAGCTTTCGTGAATTTCCCGACTGGTTTCGTGGCCGCCGCGCTGCGCTGGAAGCCGAAGGGCGCAAGCCTAAAATCGCCATGTTCTGCACAGGCGGCATACGCTGCGAAAAATCGACTGCCTTCGCCCTCTCCGAAGGGGTTGAGGATGTCTATCACCTCAAGGGCGGCATCCTGAAATATCTGGAAGATGTGCCCGAAGCTGAAAGCCTGTGGGAAGGCGAGTGTTTCGTGTTCGACCAGCGAGTGACCGTGCGCCACGGGCTGGAACCCGGCGCCTATGATCTGTGCCATGCCTGCCGCCGTCCGGTATCGGCTCAGGACAAGACATCACCGCTGTTCATTGACGGAATCCAGTGTCCTGCCTGCGCGGCCGAACGTACCGATGAACAGCGCGCGCGTTATGCTGCGCGCCAGCATCAGGAAGATCTTGCCCGTGCCCGCGGTACCCATCACATCGGCGGTGATGCCTGACTCGACTGAACAACGCCTGAGGGAGATCATCATGATTGACGAGCCATCCGGGTATCACTGGGCCTCCGATCCGTGGTTCACCGAAGCCCTGGACCGCTTCATCGAGGAACGCGACAAGGGGCGCACAACCCTCACCCTGGATCTGGAGGCCATCGAGGCCAGTATCTTCAACGGTGACGGCGCCGCCTATCGTCTGATGGAGGCTATGGCGAGCGTCATACGTGAGGAGGGCCATGACGGCTGTCGCGGCGCACCACGCGTTCTTCTGGCAACGCTTCAGCGCCTGAGCGAGCTCAAGGGTAGGGGAACACCGTAATCAACAGGCGCTCGGAATAGTGTGTATGGGGCGTCGCCCCACACCCCGCCAAAGGACGGTCGTCCTTTGGAAACCTGTCTGCGAGAGTAGGACGCAGTAGTAACGCCGTCTTTCAGAATTGCGCGGCGAGGCTATCAGAGCAGGCGGGCGAGTTTCAGGAACACCCAGGTCAGGATCATGGCGATAAAGCACACGGCTCCGGCTTCGAGCGTGCCATAGGCGCCGCCTGCGAGATACATCCCGCCTGTATTCATGCCAAAGAACCCGGTGACCAGCGTTGCCGGGAACATGAGGATGGTGGCCGCCGTCAGGATATAAAGACGCCTGTTGGTTTCTTCCGCCTGTGACGACCCGAGCTCGTCCTGCAACGAGCGGGCACGATCGAGAAGAGCGATCATGTCATCGAGCGCAGCGTGAACCTGACGCTCGGTACGGTCACGCAATTCGTCCTCGGCCCATTCGGGCAGTTCGAGATCCTCGTCGCGCAATACGCGATCGATAGGAGTAACCACACGACGCAATTCAGTGGCACGGCGTCGGCCCTTACCCACAATACCGCCAAGATGACCCAGATCGGTGCGGCGCTCGATCAGCAGCAGCGCGTCCTCGGCGCGGTCCAGCTCGTCATCCAGCTTGCCGATCTGGCGGCGCACACTGCCGGTAAACTCACGAAGGGCGCGGTCGATCACACCCGCAGGGCTGCGGGGAATGGAGTCCGCACGAAGGGTGCGAAAAGCCGCACCGAGCACGGGGATGGGGTTACGCCGCGTGGTGATGAGAAGATCGGGACGCATGGCAAAGCGCCAGGCGCAGATATCGCGGTCTTCCTCTGAAACGGCATCGTCGAACGCAGGCAAGGCCCCCCAGACAAGGCCGGGCATGGCTTCCAGCATGACGCCATATTCTGTCTCGGCCAGCATGGCACTGACATCCTCGGGCAGGCAGGGCAGGGTCGCCACATGCTGTCTGGCCGAGCTGTGCACCGTATCGAAATGGAGCCACGCCCAGCTTTCCGAGGGCTTGGGATAATTCGAAGGCGGCGTGCGGTCGTTGAGCAGGCTCTCGATTTCATGCGGCTCAAGCGGCGAGGGGTCCTCACCCGGCCGGGCCCTGACGGCCCATACCAGCCCGTTGGCAATGCCATGGGGCAGCGCGCCTGACGGCTTCATATCCTGGCCCGCCACAACGGAGAACGGCATCTGTGAGCGTGTGTTGGACATGCCATCCTCCATCCTGAGGAAATCTTTGTTCTGGGCGAACGCTGTTCGCTGTCTCGCATGGGTGAGGGGCCCAGGCAACCGCTTTCAAAGCTTAATGTAGCCGCAAGGAAACCGGAACGCCGCCGGTTTGTTACCAGTTCATCAAGATGTCCCGCAAAACGAACAATCAAGCCTGACATCGTTACCCCGTTTTTCGACAGGAGCCTGTCATGAAACACGTATTCAAAGCCGCTCTGGCCGTCTCTACCCTGCTTGCCGCCCCCGCTCTGAGCCCGGCCCCTGCTTTCGCGCAGGCCACCACGGCCACTGACAGCGAGCAGGCTCCTTCGGCCCAGAAGGCAGAAACGCTCAAGAACCAGTCGACCCAGATCCACAACCCGACCGAGCAAAACAAGACGTTCAAGAACCAGATGAACGAGCAGCCCGACCCCAAGGCACCGAGCGCGCCCACGGGTACGGCAGCGCCGACGGGTCAGACCTCGGAGAAAATGCCCATCTCATCGCCCCAGCATGAGAAGGCCTCCAAACACAAGCACAGCATGAAAAGCATGAAGATGTCAGACAAATCGGCCCAGCAGTAAGGTTTGTCCCCAACGGTCCTGCCGTGGGCGCATCAGCAAAAGGCGTCTGATCCTGAGCGGATCGGGCGCCTTTTTTCATGCGCGCTGGCCCAAAGCCGGAACTCGCTCTATACAAATGCCCCTCACCAGAGAAACAAGGGTTTCAGAATGACCGATTACAAGGTGCGCGACATCGCCCTGGCCGAATGGGGCCGCAAGGAAATCTCCATTGCCGAGGGCGAAATGCCCGGCCTGATGGCGCTCCGCGAGGAATACGGCGCCAGCCAGCCGCTCAAGGGCGCGCGCATTGCGGGCTGTCTGCACATGACCATCCAGACCGCCGTGCTGATCGAGACGCTGACGGCTCTGGGCGCAACCGTGCGCTGGTCGTCCTGCAACATCTTCTCGACCCAGGACCAGGCTGCTGCCGCCATCGCCGCGACCGGCGTGCCGGTTTTCGCCTGGAAGGGCCTGAGCGAGGAAGAATTCTGGTGGTGCATCGAGCAGACCATCAAGGGTCCTGATGGCTGGACACCGAACATGATTCTCGATGACGGCGGCGACCTGACCGTGCTCATGCACGACAAGTACCCCGAGATGCTGAACGACGTGCGCGGCCTGTCCGAAGAGACGACCACGGGCGTGCATCGCCTGTGGGAAATGGCGAAGAAGGGCACGCTGAAGGTTCCGGCCATCAACGTGAATGACAGCGTCACCAAGTCGAAATTCGACAATCTCTATGGCTGCCGCGAGAGCCTGGTGGACGCCATCCGCCGTGGCACCGACGTCATGATGGCGGGCAAGGTTGCCGTGGTTGCCGGCTATGGCGACGTAGGCAAGGGCTCGGCCGCCTCGCTGCGCAATGCAGGCTGCCGCGTGCTCGTGACCGAAGTCGATCCGATCTGCGCCCTTCAGGCCGCGATGGAAGGCTATGAGGTCGTGACGATGGAAGCCGCCGCACCGCGTGGCGATATCTTCGTGACCTGCACAGGCAATGTCGACATCATCACCGTCGAGCATATGCGCGAGATGAAGCACCGCGCCATCGTGTGCAATATCGGGCATTTCGACAGCGAAATTCAGGTCGAGGCCCTGCGTAACTACAAGTGGGACAACGTCAAGCCGCAGGTGGACGAGATCGAGTTCCCCGACGGCAAGCGCATCATCCTGCTGTCTGAAGGCCGCCTCGTGAACCTTGGCAATGCCACGGGTCACCCCTCCTTCGTGATGTCGGCGTCCTTCACCAACCAGACGCTTGCACAGATCGAACTCTGGACGGCCAAGCCAGGCCAGTACGACGTCAAGGTCTACACTCTGCCGAAGAAGCTGGACGAGAAGGTGGCTGCGCTGCATCTCGCAAAGGTCGGCGCCGAGCTGAGCAAGATGAGCGACAAGCAGGCCGATTACATCGGCGTGCCGGTTGCCGGTCCGTTCAAGCACGAAGAATACCGCTACTAAGAGGGTTACGCAGGGCTGAGCCCTGCAAATCACCGGAGGGCTGAGCCCTCTGGTTCCCCTCTTGCAGGGATGAAAGGGGCTTCGCCCCTTTCCGGGGAGCGGGGCAGAGCCCCGCCTCTTCCATCAGGGAGACGCGCATGACCCGAAAACGCTCAGCCCCCAGACCTGCCCGCTCAAAACAACCTGGCTCCCGGCGGGCGGCATTACGCCTCTGGGCCATGCCCACGCTGATCATTGCCGGACTGTTTGCCGGGGCCATCGGGTGGCAGGCCC
The sequence above is drawn from the Asaia bogorensis NBRC 16594 genome and encodes:
- the trhO gene encoding oxygen-dependent tRNA uridine(34) hydroxylase TrhO, whose amino-acid sequence is MSQPPVCIAALYRFTPFADPAALRASLLEACLQHGIRGTLLLAREGINGTIAGSAEGIESILAHIRGLPGCDALEWKLSWDDAMPFNRMKVRLKREIVTMGQPDIDPLAGVGRYVPAAEWNALISDPDTILIDTRNNYEVAVGTFKGAIDPDIQSFREFPDWFRGRRAALEAEGRKPKIAMFCTGGIRCEKSTAFALSEGVEDVYHLKGGILKYLEDVPEAESLWEGECFVFDQRVTVRHGLEPGAYDLCHACRRPVSAQDKTSPLFIDGIQCPACAAERTDEQRARYAARQHQEDLARARGTHHIGGDA
- a CDS encoding aldose 1-epimerase family protein; translated protein: MSDSHVFSNGRFKARVAAHGAELCSLCDETGRELIWTGGAWPRHSPVLFPIVGRLRDNHALIDGLDYTLTQHGFARDRVFRWVERHETGCTLVLEDDPTSRAIFPFAFRLTLQYTLDEDGLHLAYTLGNPDSRSLLHASLGAHPAFIWPLVPGTAKTDHVLEFEAPEPEPLAVLEEGLIAPGERPNPVKDGILPLDDSLFDHDALIFLHPVSRKLRFHARTGEALVFSWHGFEQLGIWMKPGSDFLCLEPWMGYSSPADFDGAFEEKPGLLHLQPGESWSAGWSVRLGP
- a CDS encoding S1/P1 nuclease, which translates into the protein MTRRSLFALPALLSVAALTLASKPAQAWGPYGHAIVADIAQSRLTPQAASAVTQLLALEHHQSLDQVASWPDTIGHVPPEKGGLPQTLPWHYVDTDAAFATYDKARDCGNDICVTEKLPEMEHVLADPNATPEARLAALKWVVHLVGDLHQPLHAAERDHDKGGNMVKVSYFGQDRNGHENLHSLWDEGIMDHERHLVVGPHYTIDFAKAREEADRLNSQITPGQAAFWSGALSPDTMHEAVVQWTDESHGLARSIAYGALPGGNRKDLGAAYTDIAFPVIETRLQQAGVRLADVLNTALSAPVSAMGAPSSATP
- a CDS encoding TonB-dependent receptor encodes the protein MRSLSRTSLSLLPMLTGIILGATQTHAADDSSADRKDRKPQRQRKLEKQTTEEKTDEHITVLGNGFNTLKDPIGLSRMPQDALHTPQQINIVPQILMKQQNVKSVDEALRNVPGVTSSIGEGAGGMNGDQFLIRGFQAQNDIYQDGLRDFGVYSRDAFNLETISVIKGPSSEVFGNGTTGGAINMVTKTPTLRDHYAAEFNGGSGSYYRGVLDVNKKLDDHTALRITGMGNENNIVGRDFLYSHRWGIAPSIAFGLGSKATLVLQYMHQQENSIPDFGVPVVTPPGAKTGGPITEYGIRRTNFYGTNNDQNATNDNMETARFSYKLNDHIKFFDDLRGGQFYRTFAASKATCDTTCVNNYFLGHAGSALVARSGPNGAGNGKGPGTTMAPLPYQQTSWSVQNVGSMVADFHTGFLKHQIVTGFDLERVNDVRSQSTYLKAKPYASLVNPNPYVGNLLLVPGDLNPGGLVSLGALGAKSHSNGYGFDTGLFFYDQIWFTNWLSVKGGFRWDRWQTSYNLTGGNVATNPDIHYHQVSSVFNPNVSLVATPDAHQTYYFTWATSTTPSGMYVTNGSVPIRPGTNSFASPEKANLYEIGAKYSAFHDRMGFTASLFRLEKNNAINADPVTGQVEGSSDRQRNQGLELSVGGMITRHWNISATYALYDSDTLASDTSAAVGKQVQYVPHNQATLWSVYEAFPNTPYNLSFGGGMTWRQHVWLNTTNTLKVPANLDFDAVISHRLGQHWKIALNGYNLANRLNYQSLFSNRATPSAGRSFLGQISMSY
- a CDS encoding Hint domain-containing protein, whose translation is MVAQSVLVRDHRETEAVATTSATVLKGGDWSAIDRDGVTWYVSNSVSATGAVVLSGVNSLTISNGAVVSGAMLSGGIPTVSVLSGGAMISSTEVNGYLRVASGGIISGNTLNSDEVTLSAGASSVRDVFLNSGSVADGNAYVYVSSGASLLEATMTDGAQSGLSAFAYSGATVSGLTLGSGAAAYLSSGAVAADIDAGNGSVLSMATAYGSANASVAPSTQGATVLTGGTWSAVLSNNTTWYVSGAVSASGRVVLSGISTLTISSGAVVSGATISGSVATVSVMSGGVMQNSLLLNGYVSAMNGATLSANVLNSDVVYLYSGARSVSDTYLNSGSGTDGYSDAYVYSGGSIEAPYIGAATNGGFTVWVSSGASISDPTLVRNGGQLSVSGGTFTTTEPAPCFLAGTLIETENGLIPVEDIRIGDHVMAYQGESCTPRRVIWSGRTRAVVDAGKPDDLSGYPVRVVRDALGEGKPFRDLMITAEHCLFLDGAFIPVRMLVNGTSIHYDKTVAEYEYFHIETEDHAILMSDGALSESYLDTGDRRRFRQAGTIHVLGGRVLTWQNSAAAPLVNERSFVEPIHERLMRRAETLSLGQGGVSQRHVTHDPDLHIVTESGEWIAGCQRQNGQYVFTVPEEAQDIRIVSNRSRPSDAVGPYVDDRRMLGVLVSDIRIYDSWGTIELPHVLAGGIAEGWKPIEACGRRWTDGNASLFLPERRAGGITLLALRIDVAGPYVTTADPAAINDRSRSHNRNSALTHEAHSARLYA